CAGCCATTGCCGTATCTTCTTCAATCTCGCAAATAATCTGTGGCGTAACGCCTGCCTTGGCGAACAAATTTTCAATAATGGGCCGAACCCCACTCTTTTTGTTGAAGAAGATCACCGGGTAATCCGCTGTATCTTTGAGGTCAATTTGGCCCAGAGAAGCCAGCGGATGATCAGGAGAAACAATGACCACCAATTCCTGCTGAGCCAGCGGAATAAACTCTACATCTGGTTCATTTTCCACGTGAGAGCAGAACGCCACGTCATAGTGTTCCTGCTTCAGGCCTTGAATAATATCGTTCGTATTCCCTTGGTGAAACGAAAAGGAAATGTCTTTACGGGCATCCAGAGCTGAAAAGGCTTGGATTATCGCTGGAATGAAGTGTGAACCTAACGTGTAAATGAACGCCAAATCTATATTCCCATGGCTTGGACTCACTAATTCCCGTAAGTTATACTCCCCCTTTTCCAATTCATCCATCGCGTGCTCCACATACTTCAGAAAAAATAGCCCGTATTTGTTTAGCCGAATATTCCTCCCCTGCTTTTCAAACAGATGAACGCCCAAATCCTTTTCTAATTCTGAAATCGCATGACTTAAACTGGGTTGAGTGATACATAGCCGCGCAGCTGCCTGGGTAAAATGCTCCATCTCTGCAAGTACACGAAAATATTGTAAGTGCTTCAGATTCATAAGGATGTACGCTCCCTCTTTAATTCATATTTTAAATTATAGATTCAAACTATGAAAAACGATAAAAATATGCATTGGATTTATAATAACACCCCTTATATAATTAAGACATAGACATTATGTGAATATTTTCACTTGTTTGTGGGAGCACTTTAATAGACCTGGACGATGCCTATCTAGGCCATTGATCTAAAATTTAAGTTGGGAGTTACACTTATGAAAAATCCTTATATCAGAATGGCAACAGGGCTTTATATCAACTATTTTCTTCTGGGTATGATTAATGTTATTCTCTCGTCGAATATGAGCTTTCTGACCGTGCAATTGAACACGGATAAAGCAGCCATCGGCTATCTGGTGTCAGCGATTGGAATCGGTAAACTGCTTGCTCTCGGAGTAGCCGGAAAAATGTCAGATAAATACGGAAGGAAACCACTCATTGTTATTGCATCATTTGCTTATTTAATCTTCCTGATCGGCATTCCGCTTGCACCTAACTACACGTTGGCATTCGTGTTTGCCATTATCGCAGGGCTCTGCAACTCTATGATGGATGCGGGGACTTATCCAGCACTCATTGAAGGGTTCGGAAAAAAAGCCGGGTCTGCAACCGTCCTGGTCAAAGCATCCATCTCGATCGGTGCCATTGTTATTCCGTTCATGATTGCATTTTTTATTAACCACGATATGTTCTATGGATATTCCTTCTTTATTCCTGCAGGAATTTATCTGCTGAACGGGATCTTCTTGTCGATGACCGGTTTCCCCAACCACAAAGCAGAGGAACAAAAGGCTCCAACCGAGACTGGTCAATCAACGGATTCGTTCCACAGCGAGCCCAAGTTTTGGCAAGAAGGTTTGTCTCTGATTATTATCGGTTTTACTTCCACTGTATTGTTCATGATCGTGCAGCTATGGCTTCCTACCTTTGGACAAGAGGCTCTGGGCATGGACAAAGCCAGCGCCATTAAGCTGCTTAGCTACTACAGTATAGGTTCACTAGTTTCCGTTATTTTGTTGGCTGTGGTACTTGGTAGATTCATTAAGCCCATTACCGTCATGATTGTGTACCCGCTTATTGCCCTGCTTTCTTTGCTGGCTTTAATTGTATGGCACAATCCTGTCGCTACTTTGATCAGTTCATTCTTAATCGGCTTGTCCACCGCAGGCATATTCCAAATTGCCCTCACGGTTATGACGGAATTTTTCCGCAAGAACAAAGGAACTACGACTTCTCTCGTGAACATAGCAGCCAGCCTATCGTTCATCCTGATGCCTTTGGCTACCGGGAGCATGTCCAAAAGTCTGGGAATTACCTCGGTATTCATTCTGGATATCGCAATTGCTGTAGTCAGTATTTTGCTGGCCGTGTTTGTTGCTTATCGATATAAAAAAGTGTTTCATTAAACTACACAGATCACTTGGAGGCTTATTATGAAAAATGCTGGACGTATTGACGGAAGAACACAATTAATCGGACTGCTTGCTACACCGATCGGACATTCTTTGTCCCCGGCTATGCATAATCTTGCGTTTGAAAAACTGGGGCTGAACAACGCATATATGGCCTTTGAAGTAGGCAATGAACAACTCGAAGAAGTAGTACGGGGAATGCGCGCTCTAAACATACGCGGCTACAACGTGTCCATGCCTAACAAAACAGCGATCTTACAGTACCTTGACGAGCTGGACGACAGCGCTAAATTTACAGGTGCTGTCAATACCGTCGTGAATACGGATGGTAAGCTGAAAGGCTACAGTACAGATGGATCTGGTTATGTTCGTAACTTGCAGGAGCACGGCATTGATCTGAAAGGTAAGAAAATGACACTCGTCGGCTCAGGCGGTGCTGCAACGCCGATTGCTATTGAAGCCGCTCGGGCTGGTCTCGCTGAAATTTCAATTTTCGCTCGTAATGACCAGTTCTTTGCCCGGGCGGAAGAGAATGTTCGTATTATTAATGAAGAGATGAAACATGCCCAAGTCAAGGCGAATATCTATGCATTAGAGAATCAAGAGAAGCTGCGTGAAGAGATTCTTACAAGTCATATTTTCGCTAACGGTACAGGTGTCGGTATGAAACCGCTGGAAGGTAAAAGTGTCATTGAAGATGTGTCCATGCTTCGTTCCGATCTGATCGTGACCGATGTTGTATACAGCCCAGCCAAATCCAAGCTGATTGAACAAGCTGAGTCTGTAGGTGCAACCGCCATTAACGGTCTGGGCATGATGCTGTGGCAGGGCGCACTTGCCTTCGAATTATGGACAGGACAAGAAATGCCTGTCGCTTATATTAAAGAACAGCTTTTTGCTGATCAACTGTAAGATTGAGAGGCACTACATAACTCAGAAGGACTATGCCCGACGAATGATCATTCCTGTCGGGTATAGTCCCTTTTTATTGTTAAATCATTTCATTAATCCTTATAAGGGTCAAACTCATTGGCCCCAGCCATGCATACCCCGATCGGCTTCAGCACATGCATAACTTCCACGGTCTCGGAATGAGCGTCCAGCACCTCACGCAGTTTGCGGTAGACGAACGGACTCTCATCAGTACCTGCTCCGCGCAGCTCGACACCGTAGTTTCGAACGGCCTCCTTCATCTGTAGGTCCGTAATCTGCCCACCGCTACGCGTACGGGTTTTCCAATTCATTTTACCAGCTGCCTGGGTACGACTCATAATACGCCCTGCACCATGAACTGTACTATAGTAGGAATCCCGATTTTCTACCGAATCTTTTCCACGTACAATCACCGAGATATCGCCCATGCTTCCTCCAATAAAGCCCATTTGACCAGGGGCCGAGGGGGTTGCACCTTTGCGGACCACAATGGTGTCGCGTCCATCATGCTGTTCTTTCCACGCGTAATTATGGTGGTTATGCACCGTAAAGTCCGCTTCAGTCCCCATAATACCAAGCACTTGTTCTATCACATAGTCACGTCCGGCATAAGCATAACGTCCGGCAAGGCGCATCGCACGGTAGTACATGTCCCCCAGCTCACTGTTCATATCCAGCAGCACAGGCGGCTGATCCATATGTTCTCCTGGCGCCTTACCGAGGAACTCCCGTCCTGCGGCCAAATTTAGAAACCCGCTTGCTGTTTTGTGTCCAAAGCCCCGGCTACCGAAATGATTGGCAATCCAGACCTGTCCTGTCACTTCCTCCACAAATACATCAACAAAATGATTACCACTTCCTACTGTACCCAGTTGTTCTCTCGCCAAGGACTTCAGTTTGTCATGCTCTTGCTTCCCAATCGCTCTATATACCGCCCAATCCGGGTCATCGAACAGCTCATGGTCTACCTGAACCTCATTCACACGACCTACGCCAAACGAAATCTGACGTGCAATCTCATTCATCACGGTTGAAATACGCGGCATAATATCTGCTGCAGACAGCTTGGTTCTTACCGCCTTATTTCCACAGCCGATATCATACCCCACACCTGAAGGTGAAATTTGTCCGTCATATACCACCACACCACCAATCGGCTGACTGTAGCCTTTATGATGATCTGCCATCAGCAGCGCCTGAATCACATTGCCATTTTCGGCACATGTGCGGGCTTGAGATAGTGCCCCCGGATCAGGTGCTCCCCATACGCGTACTCCATTCATTTCTTGATAAGCCATCGTTGTATCCTCCCTTATTTTGCAAAAAAATTATCTATGTAAAATTGAATACTCTACTTTTAAACTTTGGACTGTTAATAGCATTATGTACGATGTACCCGCTTCCGAACAGGGCGTAAGTATTACAAGCACCACTTCAGACGTCTCTCTATAAGAAAGTCCCGGCCCTATAAGGAAATGAAAAAGGATATCCTTGCAGCCAAACAGACTGTAGGATATCCTTGTATGATCATTTAGAGACCATTAAATCAATATATACTAATATTTTTTGATGATTCCGAACTGATCCACAATAAAAGGTTTGGCATCATTTTTGTTTTGATCAATTTCATACGTTACGGCTGTAAGTTTATTTTCGTCTACGGTGATGCCCACAAAATTTTGTACCTGTCCTCGTACAGGTCTACGATTGTCACTCGGATCTGGGCCATAGACTGCCGCATGATTCTCTTCAGCTAGTTCAAAGAGATTATAGTACTTATCTCCAAGTTTTTCACTTGGGTTTTTGTAGTAGACCTTGGGGCCAGCGGTTGCCGGGATGACATAGATACTTCCATCCGGATTCACACTATATTCAATCGTCTTTTCATTTAATCTATCTTTTAATTTGGTTGGCGTTGTTGCTTTACCCTCTTGGTCGATTGGTTTCGTCCGAGCATAAATATGATCGTGCCCCTGCACGACAAAGTCGATATCAAGTTTGTCCATGAGTGGAGCGATTTGGTTACGAACTCCATTGTTATCCATGATGTCAGCATCTGTTGCATGGTTAGAGGTAGTGTAAGGACCTTTATGAATATTCACAATGATCCACTTTGCACCTGCCTTTTTGGCTGCCGCAGCATCTTTCTTTAACCATTCAACTTGATCTTCAGAAAAATTGGCATATTTCTCTGAGTCCTCATTGGAGTTCAGTACGATAAAGTGAGCATTGCTGTAATCAAAGGAGTAGTACGCTCCTGGTTTAGTAGCTGAACCAGCTGGTTGGTTAATATTAAAGTGATCATAAAAAGCGTAGTTCTCATCCTCATGATTACCTGCTGAAGGAACAATGGTTGTATTCAAAAGGCTTTTTTGTGAATGCCCCAACAACCAGTTCCACTGTTCTTCTTTGGTACCGGTATCTACGATATCCCCGTTGTGGACTACAAACTGAGCATTATTTACGGTTTGAAGTGCTTTTTCGAGCGTCTGTGAAGACAATATGG
This window of the Paenibacillus polymyxa genome carries:
- a CDS encoding shikimate dehydrogenase, whose amino-acid sequence is MKNAGRIDGRTQLIGLLATPIGHSLSPAMHNLAFEKLGLNNAYMAFEVGNEQLEEVVRGMRALNIRGYNVSMPNKTAILQYLDELDDSAKFTGAVNTVVNTDGKLKGYSTDGSGYVRNLQEHGIDLKGKKMTLVGSGGAATPIAIEAARAGLAEISIFARNDQFFARAEENVRIINEEMKHAQVKANIYALENQEKLREEILTSHIFANGTGVGMKPLEGKSVIEDVSMLRSDLIVTDVVYSPAKSKLIEQAESVGATAINGLGMMLWQGALAFELWTGQEMPVAYIKEQLFADQL
- a CDS encoding LysR family transcriptional regulator yields the protein MNLKHLQYFRVLAEMEHFTQAAARLCITQPSLSHAISELEKDLGVHLFEKQGRNIRLNKYGLFFLKYVEHAMDELEKGEYNLRELVSPSHGNIDLAFIYTLGSHFIPAIIQAFSALDARKDISFSFHQGNTNDIIQGLKQEHYDVAFCSHVENEPDVEFIPLAQQELVVIVSPDHPLASLGQIDLKDTADYPVIFFNKKSGVRPIIENLFAKAGVTPQIICEIEEDTAMAGLVSINYGIGVMPRISSLDYFNVKTLPIINPAYERFIYLASIKNRYLSPAVVEFRNFALSYGKEFYLKTHQRV
- a CDS encoding MFS transporter, whose product is MKNPYIRMATGLYINYFLLGMINVILSSNMSFLTVQLNTDKAAIGYLVSAIGIGKLLALGVAGKMSDKYGRKPLIVIASFAYLIFLIGIPLAPNYTLAFVFAIIAGLCNSMMDAGTYPALIEGFGKKAGSATVLVKASISIGAIVIPFMIAFFINHDMFYGYSFFIPAGIYLLNGIFLSMTGFPNHKAEEQKAPTETGQSTDSFHSEPKFWQEGLSLIIIGFTSTVLFMIVQLWLPTFGQEALGMDKASAIKLLSYYSIGSLVSVILLAVVLGRFIKPITVMIVYPLIALLSLLALIVWHNPVATLISSFLIGLSTAGIFQIALTVMTEFFRKNKGTTTSLVNIAASLSFILMPLATGSMSKSLGITSVFILDIAIAVVSILLAVFVAYRYKKVFH
- a CDS encoding RtcB family protein, producing the protein MAYQEMNGVRVWGAPDPGALSQARTCAENGNVIQALLMADHHKGYSQPIGGVVVYDGQISPSGVGYDIGCGNKAVRTKLSAADIMPRISTVMNEIARQISFGVGRVNEVQVDHELFDDPDWAVYRAIGKQEHDKLKSLAREQLGTVGSGNHFVDVFVEEVTGQVWIANHFGSRGFGHKTASGFLNLAAGREFLGKAPGEHMDQPPVLLDMNSELGDMYYRAMRLAGRYAYAGRDYVIEQVLGIMGTEADFTVHNHHNYAWKEQHDGRDTIVVRKGATPSAPGQMGFIGGSMGDISVIVRGKDSVENRDSYYSTVHGAGRIMSRTQAAGKMNWKTRTRSGGQITDLQMKEAVRNYGVELRGAGTDESPFVYRKLREVLDAHSETVEVMHVLKPIGVCMAGANEFDPYKD
- a CDS encoding purple acid phosphatase family protein; the protein is MFKKFQKWSATSMSVALALGLITGMSALPVHAESPGNTDQGISKVTATFYGDTKASKGFTWYTSKLFTKSTVQVTKKTASEADFTSALTFEGTSSPSTNSPEELVHKAVATGLQADTAYYYRVGDAARGIWSETGTFQTAPKSGEFTFIDLADTQAKSEDEAILSSQTLEKALQTVNNAQFVVHNGDIVDTGTKEEQWNWLLGHSQKSLLNTTIVPSAGNHEDENYAFYDHFNINQPAGSATKPGAYYSFDYSNAHFIVLNSNEDSEKYANFSEDQVEWLKKDAAAAKKAGAKWIIVNIHKGPYTTSNHATDADIMDNNGVRNQIAPLMDKLDIDFVVQGHDHIYARTKPIDQEGKATTPTKLKDRLNEKTIEYSVNPDGSIYVIPATAGPKVYYKNPSEKLGDKYYNLFELAEENHAAVYGPDPSDNRRPVRGQVQNFVGITVDENKLTAVTYEIDQNKNDAKPFIVDQFGIIKKY